In a genomic window of Flammeovirga agarivorans:
- a CDS encoding PspC domain-containing protein, whose translation MKPKLIQRFIEKKAFGVCNHIGNKLHISTNSIRLYFVYASLFTFGSPIILYFSLHFFINIRKYIRQSSNVREKLF comes from the coding sequence ATGAAACCAAAATTGATACAGAGGTTCATCGAAAAGAAAGCGTTTGGTGTGTGCAATCACATTGGAAATAAATTACATATCTCCACAAACAGCATACGTTTGTACTTTGTTTACGCATCACTTTTCACTTTCGGATCTCCCATAATTCTTTACTTTTCCTTACATTTTTTTATCAACATCAGAAAATACATACGTCAGTCTTCTAATGTTAGAGAGAAGCTATTTTAA
- a CDS encoding tetratricopeptide repeat protein has product MNKYTSALSTVLAAGTLFFTNCSNVDVNQMAEEQGMTINPSPLELHGDSVVFDIETKLPPKLLKKGYTYDVVVQYNPNDAEPIEVGVVSFNGDDYADAPEATPALSERMAFAYEDKFERGQLEYLGRATKVKNQKVKESNDGAFAAMPNGLGQGVITTAKNYQPVFIANYADHGYNDSEEYIPTNVEFYFTQGSSVLRSSEKRGDQGKVLTEYVSANNPTRTVTITGSHSPEGSTEANTKLANKRPEAVESYYQSLMKKYKVEEDQAPQFVTKPVVENWSAFKAILKDSDKFTDAEKDEIMSVVNGSGDFVSKQLKLQSLASYKKLFRYVYPPLRNANSEILQIKDKLDPEVIKSRAASIADGQMALDSLTTPELLYAAHFATDLDAKVKIYEAAIRKDDSPIAHNNLGATYFAQAKAGGDAAALIDKAIPHFETAAKSNNMPEAYANLAGAKLTKGDVAGAQADIAKANSSNPSVAATANAVKGYVALSEGDYDGAIQYLSSAGDDATVVYDKGLAYLLKAEKSGASDFSQASSAFGESISAQDNAWAHYGLAIVAARQSKADEAIKEIKAAGDLKTKAAQDLEFFALWENADFQAATK; this is encoded by the coding sequence ATGAACAAATACACTAGTGCTTTGTCTACTGTACTTGCAGCAGGCACATTATTCTTCACGAACTGCTCTAACGTAGACGTGAATCAAATGGCTGAAGAGCAAGGAATGACAATCAACCCATCGCCGTTAGAATTACACGGTGATTCTGTAGTCTTTGATATTGAGACTAAACTTCCTCCTAAGTTATTAAAGAAAGGTTACACTTACGACGTTGTTGTACAATACAACCCTAACGATGCTGAGCCAATTGAAGTTGGTGTTGTATCTTTCAACGGGGATGATTATGCTGATGCTCCAGAGGCAACTCCTGCATTAAGCGAGCGTATGGCGTTTGCTTACGAAGATAAGTTCGAAAGAGGTCAGTTAGAGTACTTAGGTCGTGCTACTAAAGTGAAAAACCAAAAAGTAAAAGAATCTAATGACGGTGCTTTTGCTGCTATGCCAAACGGTTTAGGTCAAGGTGTTATCACAACGGCTAAAAATTACCAACCTGTATTTATTGCTAACTATGCTGACCATGGTTACAATGATTCAGAGGAGTATATCCCAACTAATGTTGAGTTCTACTTCACTCAAGGTTCATCAGTATTACGTTCTTCTGAGAAGAGAGGTGATCAAGGTAAAGTGTTAACAGAGTATGTTTCTGCTAACAACCCTACAAGAACTGTAACTATTACAGGTTCTCACTCTCCTGAAGGTTCAACTGAGGCGAACACAAAATTAGCTAATAAGCGTCCAGAGGCTGTTGAGTCATACTACCAGTCTTTGATGAAAAAATATAAAGTTGAGGAAGATCAAGCTCCTCAATTCGTAACTAAGCCAGTAGTAGAAAACTGGTCTGCTTTCAAGGCTATCTTGAAAGATTCAGACAAGTTTACTGATGCTGAGAAAGATGAAATCATGTCTGTAGTTAACGGTTCAGGTGATTTCGTTTCTAAGCAATTAAAGTTACAATCTTTAGCTTCTTACAAGAAGTTATTCCGTTACGTATACCCACCATTACGTAATGCTAACTCTGAGATCTTACAGATCAAAGACAAGTTAGATCCAGAAGTTATCAAATCTCGTGCTGCTAGCATCGCTGATGGTCAAATGGCATTAGATTCGTTAACTACTCCTGAGTTATTATATGCTGCTCACTTCGCTACAGATTTAGACGCTAAAGTTAAAATCTACGAAGCTGCAATCAGAAAAGACGATTCTCCAATCGCTCATAACAACTTAGGTGCAACTTATTTCGCTCAAGCTAAAGCTGGTGGTGACGCTGCTGCATTAATTGACAAAGCAATTCCTCACTTCGAGACTGCTGCTAAGTCTAACAACATGCCAGAAGCTTACGCTAACTTAGCTGGTGCTAAATTAACAAAAGGTGACGTTGCTGGTGCTCAAGCGGATATCGCTAAAGCAAACTCTAGCAACCCATCAGTAGCTGCTACAGCAAACGCTGTAAAAGGTTATGTAGCTTTATCTGAAGGTGATTACGATGGTGCTATCCAGTACTTATCATCTGCAGGTGACGACGCTACTGTTGTTTATGACAAAGGTTTAGCTTACTTGTTGAAAGCTGAAAAATCAGGTGCTTCTGATTTCTCTCAAGCTTCTTCAGCATTCGGTGAGTCTATCTCTGCTCAAGACAACGCGTGGGCACACTATGGTTTAGCTATCGTTGCTGCAAGACAATCTAAAGCAGACGAAGCAATCAAAGAAATCAAAGCTGCTGGCGACTTGAAAACTAAAGCGGCTCAAGATCTTGAGTTCTTCGCTTTATGGGAAAATGCAGATTTCCAAGCTGCTACTAAGTAG
- a CDS encoding pyruvate dehydrogenase complex E1 component subunit beta — MREIQFREALREAMQEEMRRDKDVFIMGEEVAEYNGAYKVTQGMLDEFGPDRVIDTPIAELGFAGIGVGAAMNGIRPIVEFMTFNFSLVAIDQIINSAAKILSMSGGQYSAPMVFRGPTGNAGQLGAQHSQNFENWYANTPGLKVVVPSNPYDAKGLLKASIRDNDPVIFMESELMYADKGEVPESEYIIPLGVANVIQEGTDVTLVSFGKMVHVITKAAEQLEKEGISVEVIDLRTVRPIDYEAILKSVKKTNRLVVVEEAWPLASISSEISHHIQLHAFDHLDSPVVRVASKDVPLPYAPTLIEEILPNVERTVDAVKKVMYRK; from the coding sequence ATGAGAGAAATTCAATTCAGAGAGGCTCTTAGAGAGGCAATGCAAGAAGAGATGCGCCGTGATAAAGACGTATTTATCATGGGTGAGGAAGTTGCAGAGTACAATGGAGCATATAAAGTTACTCAAGGTATGTTGGACGAATTTGGTCCAGACCGTGTAATCGATACTCCAATTGCAGAGCTTGGTTTCGCTGGTATCGGCGTAGGTGCTGCAATGAATGGTATTCGTCCGATCGTAGAGTTCATGACATTTAACTTCTCATTGGTAGCTATTGACCAAATTATCAACAGTGCGGCAAAGATCTTGTCTATGTCTGGTGGTCAGTATTCAGCTCCAATGGTATTCCGTGGACCAACTGGTAATGCGGGTCAATTAGGTGCTCAGCACTCACAAAACTTTGAAAACTGGTATGCAAATACTCCAGGTCTTAAAGTTGTTGTACCATCTAATCCTTATGATGCAAAAGGTCTTTTAAAGGCTTCTATTAGAGATAACGATCCTGTTATCTTTATGGAATCTGAATTGATGTATGCTGATAAAGGTGAGGTACCTGAGAGCGAGTATATCATTCCTCTAGGTGTTGCTAACGTCATTCAGGAAGGTACTGACGTAACTTTAGTTTCTTTTGGTAAAATGGTTCACGTAATCACAAAAGCAGCTGAGCAGTTAGAAAAAGAAGGTATCTCTGTTGAAGTAATCGACTTACGTACTGTAAGACCAATCGATTATGAAGCAATCCTTAAATCAGTGAAGAAAACAAACCGTTTAGTAGTGGTAGAAGAAGCTTGGCCATTAGCGTCAATTTCATCAGAAATTTCTCACCACATCCAACTTCACGCATTTGATCACTTAGATTCTCCAGTAGTAAGAGTGGCTTCTAAAGATGTTCCACTTCCATATGCACCAACATTGATCGAAGAGATCTTACCAAATGTTGAGCGTACTGTAGATGCAGTGAAAAAGGTAATGTACAGAAAGTAA
- a CDS encoding GNAT family N-acetyltransferase yields MTTINQYTIRLNDITTIDEVDFLWKKLYAHHHFLRHQIHIEPSDSDWVRRKNKLKDKACDLIVLTVKTELQLLGYLIASVHRLDPSVGEVESLYVEEEYRGEGLGTQLMQEAMSWFNYKNVKVRKLAVGIENETVVEFYRKQGFIPKSIILEMG; encoded by the coding sequence ATGACCACAATTAACCAATATACAATTCGATTAAATGATATAACGACCATAGATGAAGTAGATTTTCTTTGGAAGAAATTATATGCACATCATCATTTTCTAAGACACCAAATACATATTGAACCCTCAGATTCTGATTGGGTAAGACGAAAGAACAAGCTAAAGGATAAAGCTTGTGATCTAATCGTTTTAACTGTAAAGACAGAACTACAGCTCTTAGGGTATTTGATTGCTAGTGTACACAGGTTAGACCCTAGTGTTGGTGAAGTAGAATCACTTTATGTGGAAGAAGAGTATAGAGGAGAGGGGCTTGGTACACAATTAATGCAAGAGGCCATGAGTTGGTTCAATTATAAAAATGTAAAAGTCCGAAAATTAGCGGTGGGTATCGAAAATGAAACGGTTGTTGAATTTTATAGAAAGCAAGGTTTTATACCCAAGTCAATCATTTTAGAAATGGGATAG
- the truA gene encoding tRNA pseudouridine(38-40) synthase TruA, which translates to MRYFAEIAYLGSNYHGWQVQPNAKTVQGDLDFVLSKLLRTEINTIGSGRTDTGVHCAQQYAQFDIDEDLNGKNFLHRANSFLNNDIAIKSLWEVKKDAHARFDAIKRSYRYDIVLEKSPFKQGLIWQYFRQPDFDKLQEAANVLLEFEDFTAFSKMHADVNTHICDIMSSSWTKEGNNLSFHITANRFLRGMIRIIVGNMMEVGMGRMSIDYMRETLALKDRKRAAKYLAPGQGLFLSEVIYPEDTFIREIFD; encoded by the coding sequence ATGAGATATTTCGCAGAAATCGCCTACTTAGGTTCCAATTACCACGGATGGCAAGTTCAACCAAATGCCAAAACAGTTCAAGGTGATTTAGACTTTGTACTAAGCAAATTGTTGCGAACAGAAATCAATACTATTGGAAGTGGTAGAACAGATACAGGCGTACACTGTGCCCAACAATACGCTCAATTTGACATTGACGAGGATTTAAATGGCAAAAACTTCCTACATAGAGCTAACTCATTTCTAAACAATGACATTGCCATAAAAAGCCTTTGGGAAGTGAAAAAAGATGCTCATGCTCGTTTTGATGCTATCAAAAGAAGCTACAGATACGATATCGTTTTGGAAAAATCGCCTTTTAAACAAGGACTGATTTGGCAGTATTTCAGACAACCCGATTTTGATAAACTTCAAGAAGCTGCAAATGTATTATTAGAATTTGAAGACTTTACTGCTTTTTCAAAAATGCATGCAGATGTAAATACACACATTTGTGATATTATGTCTTCATCATGGACAAAAGAAGGGAACAATTTATCATTTCATATCACAGCCAACCGCTTCCTTAGAGGCATGATACGTATCATTGTTGGAAATATGATGGAAGTAGGAATGGGTAGAATGTCCATCGACTATATGCGTGAAACATTAGCCTTAAAAGACCGCAAGAGAGCTGCCAAATATTTAGCTCCTGGGCAAGGGTTATTCTTATCAGAAGTTATTTATCCTGAGGATACATTTATTAGAGAAATCTTTGACTAA
- a CDS encoding dipeptidyl-peptidase 3 family protein, whose translation MKKTTLLVGLAFGASFFTGCATSEQHGDKQEVASVPKVDHLVDYTDFTLTADLSKLSSNQKKMIKKMIQVSEIMDNIFWKQAYGDKNSFIESLKTPELKRYAEVNYGPWDRLQDNRPFVDGVGTKPIGANFYPKDMTKEEFSKLQNQEKSSLYTVVIRDSRGELKVVPYSKEYKAELDKASSLLLECAQLAKDPGLKKYLELRAKAFLSNDYFQSDLAWMDMKTNPIDFVVGPIENYEDKLYGYKTSFEGYVLIKDMEWSKKLEKFASFLPELQKGLPVENKYKTELPGTDSQLNAYDVVYYAGDCNAGSKTIAINLPNDERVQEQKGSRRLQLKNAMRAKYEKILVPISEVLIDPSQRQHITFDAFFANTMFHEVAHGLGIKGTINGRGTVRKALKEHASALEEGKADILGLYMVSQLHKKGEIDGKMEDYYTTFLAGIFRSVRFGAASAHGVANMIRFNFFKEHGAFQYDEASGYYMVNYEKMEEAMNALSAKILTLQGNGDYQGVAELVKSHGKITYDLQKDLDRIDDANIPTDVIFNQGVEVLGL comes from the coding sequence ATGAAGAAAACTACTCTATTAGTAGGTTTAGCTTTTGGTGCGTCCTTTTTTACAGGATGTGCAACTTCAGAACAACATGGAGACAAACAAGAGGTAGCTTCTGTTCCAAAAGTAGATCATTTGGTAGACTACACTGATTTCACACTAACAGCAGATTTATCCAAGTTATCTTCTAACCAAAAGAAGATGATCAAGAAAATGATTCAGGTAAGTGAAATCATGGACAACATTTTCTGGAAACAAGCCTACGGTGACAAAAACTCATTTATCGAGTCATTAAAAACACCAGAACTTAAAAGGTACGCTGAGGTCAACTACGGACCTTGGGATAGATTGCAAGACAACCGTCCTTTTGTTGATGGCGTAGGCACAAAACCAATTGGAGCCAATTTCTATCCAAAAGACATGACCAAGGAGGAGTTCTCTAAACTTCAAAATCAGGAGAAGTCAAGTTTATATACTGTTGTGATCAGAGATTCTAGAGGTGAACTAAAAGTAGTACCTTACTCAAAAGAGTATAAAGCAGAGCTTGACAAAGCATCTTCATTACTTTTAGAATGTGCTCAATTAGCAAAAGATCCAGGGCTAAAAAAATATCTTGAGTTAAGAGCAAAGGCGTTCTTATCTAACGATTATTTTCAATCTGATCTAGCTTGGATGGATATGAAAACCAACCCAATTGATTTTGTAGTGGGGCCTATTGAAAACTACGAAGATAAACTTTATGGCTATAAGACCTCTTTTGAAGGGTATGTATTGATAAAGGATATGGAATGGTCGAAGAAACTAGAAAAGTTTGCTTCTTTCTTACCAGAATTACAGAAAGGTCTTCCTGTAGAAAACAAATATAAAACAGAATTACCGGGTACAGATTCTCAACTGAATGCATACGATGTTGTGTATTATGCAGGAGATTGTAATGCAGGCTCAAAGACTATCGCTATCAACTTACCAAATGATGAGCGTGTACAAGAACAGAAAGGTTCTCGTCGTCTTCAGCTAAAAAATGCCATGAGAGCAAAGTATGAAAAAATACTTGTACCTATCTCAGAAGTTTTGATTGACCCATCTCAACGTCAACACATCACTTTTGATGCATTCTTTGCAAATACTATGTTCCATGAAGTTGCTCATGGTTTAGGTATCAAAGGTACTATCAACGGCAGAGGAACAGTTCGTAAAGCTTTAAAAGAACATGCTTCAGCATTAGAAGAAGGTAAAGCTGATATTTTAGGTCTATATATGGTTTCTCAATTGCATAAGAAAGGAGAGATCGATGGTAAAATGGAAGATTATTACACTACTTTCTTAGCAGGTATCTTCCGTTCAGTTCGTTTCGGTGCAGCTTCAGCTCATGGTGTAGCAAATATGATTCGTTTCAATTTCTTTAAAGAACATGGTGCTTTCCAATATGACGAGGCCTCAGGTTACTACATGGTAAACTATGAGAAGATGGAAGAAGCGATGAATGCACTTTCAGCAAAAATCCTTACACTACAAGGAAATGGTGATTACCAAGGGGTCGCTGAGTTAGTAAAATCTCATGGTAAAATCACTTATGATTTACAAAAAGACCTAGATAGAATTGACGATGCTAACATTCCTACAGATGTGATCTTTAACCAAGGTGTTGAAGTTTTAGGTTTGTAA